A single Tenacibaculum sp. 190524A02b DNA region contains:
- a CDS encoding ABC transporter ATP-binding protein, translating into MITTKNITKKYGDFTAVNNLSLKVNQSEILCLLGANGAGKSTTINMLLNFTQPTSGTAEINGLNVANNPIKTKNSLTYIPENLMLYPTLTAVENLDYFTKLSGKKFDKTELKLYLSEADLQEEAHDKRVKTFSKGMRQKVGIALAIAKDSSVLLLDEPTSGLDPKSSNDFIELLTKMKNNNVAILMATHDLFRAKEVSTHIGIMRKGSLQSYSNASDLSLKELENIYLDIMNFKNVS; encoded by the coding sequence ATGATTACTACCAAAAACATCACCAAGAAATATGGTGATTTTACTGCTGTAAATAACCTTTCATTAAAGGTAAATCAAAGCGAAATATTATGCCTTTTAGGAGCAAATGGAGCAGGGAAGTCAACTACTATAAATATGCTTTTAAATTTCACACAACCTACCTCAGGAACTGCTGAAATTAATGGATTAAATGTAGCTAATAATCCTATAAAAACTAAAAACTCGTTAACGTATATTCCGGAAAATTTAATGTTATATCCAACATTAACCGCTGTTGAAAATTTAGATTATTTTACAAAACTATCAGGTAAAAAATTTGATAAAACAGAATTAAAACTATACTTGTCTGAAGCAGATTTACAAGAAGAAGCGCATGATAAACGAGTAAAAACTTTTTCTAAAGGAATGCGTCAAAAAGTAGGAATTGCTCTAGCAATAGCAAAAGATTCTAGTGTATTATTACTAGATGAGCCTACTTCTGGATTAGATCCAAAATCAAGCAATGATTTTATTGAATTGTTAACTAAAATGAAAAATAACAATGTGGCTATTTTAATGGCTACTCATGATTTATTCAGAGCTAAAGAAGTAAGTACACATATTGGAATTATGAGAAAAGGTAGCTTACAAAGCTATTCTAATGCCTCTGACTTATCATTAAAAGAGCTAGAAAATATTTACTTAGATATTATGAACTTTAAAAATGTAAGTTAA
- a CDS encoding ABC transporter permease, translating into MKTIIFKELKELTREGRFKIAISISLVLLVIATITSINQYKKNNEQYVASKAKERTIWETQGEKNPHSAAHYGTYAFKPKFALSLFDYGVTKYTGNTVFLEAHKRNEAAFNEASDQTSLARFGTLSINFVLIYLFPLIIILIGYNAYTKEIEHKTFTLLKSQGVSPIKLALGKWIAMYIPVFILTLIVFLITGIVLSNIENLAFFSWNSLLVLLGIYLLYYLIITTITVLISMWSKSSGMALVSSLIVWIVFSFITPKIATNFANTSHPYPSKSEFNSLIAKDKKNGLDGHNPWNEAAKKLKEATLKEYGVDSISQLPFNYDGYRMQKGEEHEAKIYEKHYNILNTIALKQNNTYKKLSFISPFIPARFLSMDIANTSDNLHWKFTKAAEKYRIETQKFLNYDFKDNSKTGDWSYKMSADKFKELPTFEFVPPTLSQIIKENTQNLLFLLLWFLIPFIGLISSSKKI; encoded by the coding sequence ATGAAAACTATAATTTTTAAAGAACTAAAAGAATTAACGAGAGAAGGTAGGTTTAAAATAGCCATTTCCATTTCATTAGTTCTTTTGGTAATTGCTACAATTACAAGTATTAATCAATACAAAAAAAACAACGAACAGTATGTAGCCTCTAAAGCTAAAGAACGAACTATATGGGAAACACAAGGAGAGAAAAACCCACATTCAGCAGCTCACTACGGAACGTATGCATTTAAACCTAAGTTTGCGTTATCACTCTTTGATTATGGGGTAACGAAGTATACAGGGAATACTGTTTTTTTAGAAGCACATAAAAGAAACGAAGCTGCTTTTAATGAAGCCAGTGATCAAACAAGTTTAGCACGTTTTGGAACACTTTCAATCAATTTTGTACTCATTTATTTATTCCCTTTAATTATTATTTTAATAGGATATAATGCGTATACCAAAGAAATTGAACATAAAACCTTTACCTTACTAAAAAGTCAAGGAGTTTCACCTATAAAACTAGCTTTAGGAAAATGGATAGCTATGTATATTCCTGTTTTTATTCTTACGCTAATTGTTTTTTTAATTACAGGTATTGTATTATCCAACATAGAAAACTTAGCTTTTTTTAGTTGGAATAGTTTGTTAGTCCTTTTAGGTATTTATCTATTGTATTATCTAATTATAACCACTATTACAGTACTAATTTCTATGTGGAGTAAATCTTCAGGAATGGCATTGGTAAGCAGTTTAATTGTATGGATTGTATTTAGCTTTATTACACCTAAAATAGCAACAAATTTCGCAAATACTAGTCATCCATATCCTTCAAAATCAGAATTTAATTCACTAATAGCAAAAGATAAAAAGAATGGATTAGACGGACACAACCCTTGGAATGAGGCTGCTAAAAAATTAAAAGAAGCAACCTTAAAAGAATATGGAGTTGACAGTATTAGCCAATTACCATTTAATTATGATGGATATAGAATGCAAAAAGGTGAGGAGCATGAAGCTAAAATTTATGAAAAACATTACAATATCTTAAATACGATAGCTTTAAAACAAAATAATACCTATAAAAAGTTATCCTTTATTTCGCCGTTTATACCTGCTAGGTTTTTATCAATGGATATTGCCAATACTAGTGATAATTTGCATTGGAAATTCACCAAAGCTGCTGAAAAATATCGTATTGAAACACAAAAGTTTTTGAACTATGACTTTAAAGACAATTCAAAAACAGGAGATTGGAGCTATAAAATGAGTGCTGATAAATTTAAAGAACTACCAACGTTTGAGTTTGTTCCGCCTACTTTATCTCAAATTATAAAAGAGAATACGCAAAACCTATTGTTTTTATTACTATGGTTTTTAATACCATTCATTGGTTTAATTAGCTCATCAAAAAAAATATAA
- a CDS encoding DUF3526 domain-containing protein translates to MFINNLSYEIKLLIRSNWLTFLLISSILFFAFAAFNGKKNVSKRFNDIAKMQEDLQKKDSTMLALLSKIEKGEKVDVPYWQLPSEPMTVGYRYPRLAIMQPDNLSFIATGQSDMYTHFKSPTVYGNNFALDYAEMVNPIQLLFGNFDLAFVIIYILPLLIIAFTFNILSKEKELGTLRLLGTQPISIIQWLLHKMAIRYIVLTSIVILVLVTIIGIFTPEAFTNVSNLLGLLLIVAGYTLFWFAVAFIINIKINNSSKNALTLVGVWLLIVLVLPATINQLGNSLYPTPSRLKMINEIRDIKKENEEKQNKILKEYLRNHPELAQAKKDQKFGFWHNYFASEKVMEEKTKPLLAEYNQQLQKQQQLIGMFKYVSPAILMQQSLNNLAGTSEKHYNDYKKQVFEFSEEWRNYLVPMLFKGQKFTSKNYKELPKYTYKNRIINTIWKNGIILLILSSVMLLVIMGTNSKNKLIQNISE, encoded by the coding sequence ATGTTTATCAATAATTTATCCTACGAAATAAAGCTACTAATACGCAGTAATTGGTTAACCTTTTTACTTATTAGTAGTATACTGTTTTTTGCTTTTGCCGCTTTCAATGGTAAGAAAAACGTATCAAAAAGATTTAACGATATTGCTAAAATGCAAGAAGACTTGCAGAAAAAAGATAGTACCATGTTGGCACTATTATCCAAAATAGAAAAAGGCGAAAAAGTAGACGTTCCTTATTGGCAATTACCATCAGAACCAATGACAGTTGGGTATCGTTATCCACGTTTAGCAATCATGCAACCAGATAACTTATCCTTTATAGCTACGGGACAAAGTGATATGTACACGCATTTTAAAAGTCCAACAGTATATGGAAATAATTTTGCGTTAGATTATGCTGAAATGGTGAATCCTATACAATTGCTATTTGGTAATTTTGATTTAGCTTTTGTTATTATTTACATTTTACCTTTATTAATAATAGCATTTACATTTAATATTTTATCAAAAGAAAAAGAACTAGGAACCCTACGTTTATTAGGTACACAACCCATATCAATAATACAATGGTTGTTACATAAAATGGCAATAAGGTATATAGTACTTACCTCTATTGTAATACTTGTATTAGTAACTATCATTGGAATTTTTACACCTGAGGCGTTTACTAATGTATCCAACCTATTAGGCTTATTATTAATAGTAGCTGGCTATACATTATTTTGGTTTGCAGTTGCTTTTATCATTAATATTAAAATTAATAATTCCTCTAAAAATGCTTTGACCTTAGTAGGTGTTTGGTTGTTAATAGTTTTGGTTCTACCAGCAACGATTAATCAATTAGGAAACTCATTATATCCTACACCATCACGTTTAAAAATGATTAATGAAATTCGTGATATTAAAAAGGAGAATGAAGAAAAACAAAATAAAATTTTAAAAGAGTATTTACGTAACCATCCAGAATTAGCACAAGCTAAAAAAGATCAAAAATTTGGATTTTGGCACAACTATTTTGCCTCTGAAAAAGTAATGGAAGAAAAAACAAAACCATTATTAGCAGAATACAATCAGCAATTGCAAAAACAACAGCAATTAATAGGAATGTTTAAATACGTATCTCCAGCTATTTTAATGCAACAATCATTAAATAATTTAGCAGGAACCTCTGAAAAACATTACAACGATTATAAAAAACAAGTTTTTGAATTCTCAGAAGAATGGCGAAATTATTTAGTCCCAATGTTATTTAAAGGACAAAAATTCACCAGTAAAAATTACAAGGAATTACCTAAATACACCTATAAAAACAGAATAATCAATACTATTTGGAAGAATGGTATAATTCTATTAATACTTAGTTCAGTAATGCTTTTGGTGATAATGGGAACAAATTCAAAGAATAAATTAATCCAAAATATATCAGAATAA
- a CDS encoding 5'-nucleotidase produces the protein MFSCKKKETQLTKITAKNIAVDTKIQASSTIDSVINPYKEKLEAQMQQVLSYTPKDLVKTDGEMQSSLGNLLADLCFDIANPIFNKQTNEFIDFAMFNHGGMRARISKGDIRVNDAFKLMPFENELVVAEITGEKMMELVKYFKESKRAHPLSNNIELSINQADFNLKINGKKFDKNKTYKVLTSDYLQNGGSNMVFFKNPKKLSIIDCKVRDAIISYFKKVDTIKTTIDNRITIK, from the coding sequence ATGTTTTCCTGTAAAAAAAAGGAGACACAGCTAACTAAAATAACAGCAAAAAATATTGCTGTAGATACTAAAATACAAGCATCATCTACAATTGATAGTGTCATTAACCCTTATAAAGAAAAGCTAGAAGCACAAATGCAACAAGTATTAAGTTATACTCCTAAAGATTTAGTGAAAACGGATGGAGAAATGCAAAGTAGCTTAGGAAACTTATTAGCAGACCTGTGTTTTGATATTGCGAACCCTATTTTTAATAAACAAACAAATGAGTTTATTGATTTTGCAATGTTTAATCATGGAGGAATGCGAGCTAGAATCTCAAAAGGAGACATTAGAGTTAATGATGCTTTTAAGTTAATGCCTTTTGAAAACGAATTGGTTGTAGCAGAAATAACAGGAGAAAAAATGATGGAGTTAGTCAAGTATTTTAAAGAAAGTAAAAGAGCACATCCATTATCAAATAATATAGAGCTATCCATTAATCAAGCTGATTTTAACTTAAAAATAAACGGAAAAAAATTTGATAAAAACAAAACCTACAAAGTATTAACGTCTGATTATTTACAAAATGGAGGAAGTAATATGGTTTTCTTTAAAAATCCTAAAAAGCTAAGCATAATAGACTGTAAAGTAAGAGATGCAATCATCAGTTATTTTAAGAAAGTAGATACCATAAAAACCACTATTGACAACCGTATAACCATTAAATAA
- a CDS encoding metallophosphatase: MKRRNFIKKVGGMSTLAMVGGLTLPSFVSDSKKHITILHTNDTHSHIEPFEGNHRRYANKGGVARRAILIEQIRKENPNTLLLDAGDIFQGTPYFNYYGGELEFKLMSMLKYDVATIGNHDFDNSIDGLYKQLPNAKFDFVSANYDFKNTVLDTHVAPYKIIVKNGIKIGIFGLGIELEGLVDKKMYKETGYLNPIEITQDITEELRNVQKCDLIICLSHLGYYYKSNPQKICDLNLAKATKNIDLIIGGHTHTFLPKPTIVKNIADKNMLVNQVGAYGVNLGRVDFYFDEQNNQTAKGTTILV, translated from the coding sequence ATGAAAAGAAGAAACTTTATTAAGAAAGTAGGAGGGATGTCTACATTAGCAATGGTTGGAGGTTTAACATTACCATCATTTGTAAGCGATTCAAAAAAGCACATTACTATTTTACATACCAATGATACGCATAGTCATATAGAGCCTTTTGAAGGTAATCATAGACGTTACGCAAATAAAGGAGGTGTAGCTAGAAGAGCCATATTAATAGAGCAGATACGTAAAGAAAACCCCAATACATTATTATTAGATGCTGGAGATATTTTTCAAGGAACACCTTATTTTAATTATTATGGAGGTGAGCTTGAGTTTAAGCTAATGAGCATGTTAAAATATGATGTTGCTACCATAGGAAATCATGATTTTGACAATTCAATAGACGGATTATACAAACAATTACCCAATGCAAAGTTTGATTTTGTTTCTGCCAATTATGATTTTAAAAATACGGTATTAGATACGCATGTAGCGCCTTATAAAATAATCGTAAAAAATGGGATTAAAATAGGAATATTTGGTTTAGGTATAGAGTTAGAAGGCTTGGTGGATAAAAAAATGTATAAAGAAACCGGGTATTTAAATCCAATAGAAATAACACAAGATATCACAGAAGAGTTAAGAAACGTACAAAAGTGCGATTTAATAATCTGTTTATCACATTTAGGGTATTACTATAAAAGTAATCCTCAAAAAATATGCGATTTAAACCTAGCTAAAGCCACTAAAAACATAGATTTAATTATTGGTGGACACACGCATACTTTTTTACCAAAACCAACCATTGTAAAAAATATAGCCGATAAAAACATGCTGGTAAATCAAGTAGGTGCTTATGGTGTTAATTTAGGTAGAGTAGATTTTTATTTTGATGAACAAAACAACCAAACTGCAAAAGGAACTACGATACTAGTTTAG
- a CDS encoding leucine-rich repeat protein: MKDNETKPEAIKELEKKYNIILKEVETQNEITGYGKENIFLLNNQKEIIGLKIVACNLVDIPILESLNKIKYLNLRNNEIAEIKNLGTLTNLTTLDLSGNQITEIKNLDALTKLTTLDLSANQITEIKNLYELIYLTALYLSGNQITEIKNLEALTSLTDLVLNFNQISEIKNLDTLAKLTTLFLGHNQITKIKNLDALTSLRIIFLSENQITEVSGLGTLIKLTTLFLSYNQITEIKNLDILINLDTLYLNDNQIFEIKNIDNLINLTTLDLSDNQITEIKQFNQLSNLKKLNIGNNPIVAKYNIKLESGDNYLPIIQKILAEEKLKQDKLTTATLPVKVLLLGNHAAGKSSFLHYIVHKTLPDANYSNSTHILNIKQCALKEKITANFYDFGGQDYYHGIYKAFLTNDSINVILWNQNTNKNEKNAPDTNNVGTINFHTNYWLHQLQHYYTYTRKEEESEPILLVQTRADVSEEKRETTNQNTESLNIKNEFFISLNKEVVAQNEKLQASLAYTKAALIELIVAKTEDKNIPHYEAELINFITSFKNDGRRKTPKSITLEELKAHYPAPEKDRDSYLRTSLNQLCKKGVVLYYPNEPTLENIAWLNPVLVVEFIYKNILTNQQVQEQQGKVNKQAFEKLFEKDYKKLIDVLITNKVVYLDTTAGQEPTYIIPGYLPLAESDTYHHFLFHDLQKPDVVLKFKHFIPLGFMNQLICFYGGNPEKKLYWKDQLLFTTQNQNAKVLIQLDFEKLTISISIKATKTIKNVTEELTKVFFDIIALYWDDKEYLNSKTIIHDPSKIGAIKPKYSSKNVGLLRGKVNYEKTLDTSRFYKELITPEFKLEIKRNRIKSLIETKPIEDMYLSLNGTNFIKYKELHHIKSSTMISYTLDKKAALNFNNPKAIDIVQFKPFTFNPYIKKMKKIFVSYSKKDLSMVNTFLDHLSALKRDGKVGTWYCTELKPADEWDKEIERNFNEADIVCFMVSPNFMKTDYIFKYEIPKAFEQNKKIVPIILDFCDWQTAHNNLGQYNGLPYTAKPIRDFKNENKAWFAVEQCLKILIEEESQSLENEGFFNQFENNKQYKNSQLRTIYEQIVEGKADV; the protein is encoded by the coding sequence ATGAAAGACAACGAAACCAAACCAGAAGCAATAAAAGAGTTAGAAAAGAAGTATAACATTATTCTAAAAGAAGTAGAAACTCAAAATGAGATTACTGGCTATGGAAAAGAGAATATATTTCTTCTAAATAATCAAAAGGAAATAATAGGTTTAAAAATAGTAGCTTGTAATCTAGTAGATATACCAATATTGGAAAGTCTTAATAAGATAAAGTATTTAAATTTAAGAAACAATGAAATCGCTGAGATAAAGAATTTAGGTACATTAACTAATTTAACTACTCTTGATTTAAGTGGTAATCAAATTACCGAGATAAAGAACTTAGATGCATTAACTAAGTTAACTACTCTTGATTTAAGTGCTAATCAGATTACAGAGATAAAAAATCTATATGAATTAATTTATTTAACAGCTCTTTATCTAAGTGGTAATCAAATTACCGAAATAAAAAACCTTGAAGCATTAACTAGTTTAACTGATCTTGTTTTAAATTTTAATCAAATTTCTGAGATAAAAAATCTAGATACATTAGCTAAGTTAACTACTCTGTTTTTGGGGCATAATCAAATTACCAAAATAAAAAACCTAGATGCATTAACAAGTTTAAGGATTATTTTTTTGTCTGAAAATCAAATAACTGAAGTTAGTGGTCTAGGTACATTAATTAAGTTGACAACTCTTTTTTTAAGTTATAATCAGATTACTGAGATAAAAAATTTAGATATCTTAATTAATTTAGATACTCTTTATTTAAATGATAATCAAATTTTCGAGATAAAAAATATAGATAACTTAATTAATTTAACTACTCTTGATTTAAGTGATAATCAAATTACCGAGATAAAACAATTTAATCAATTGTCAAACTTAAAAAAATTAAACATAGGAAATAACCCTATAGTAGCAAAGTATAATATCAAATTAGAATCAGGAGACAATTATTTACCCATTATTCAAAAAATCTTAGCAGAAGAAAAACTAAAACAAGATAAATTAACAACGGCAACCTTACCCGTTAAAGTTTTATTATTAGGAAATCATGCAGCAGGGAAGTCGTCTTTTTTACATTATATAGTTCATAAAACACTACCAGATGCTAATTATAGCAATTCTACGCATATTTTAAACATTAAACAATGTGCCTTAAAAGAGAAAATAACCGCTAATTTTTACGATTTTGGAGGGCAAGATTATTACCATGGTATTTACAAAGCCTTTTTAACCAATGATTCTATTAATGTTATTCTATGGAATCAAAACACTAATAAAAATGAAAAAAATGCTCCAGACACTAATAATGTGGGAACTATAAACTTTCATACGAATTATTGGTTGCACCAACTGCAACACTATTATACTTATACTAGAAAAGAAGAAGAGTCAGAACCTATTTTATTAGTGCAAACTAGAGCAGATGTATCTGAAGAAAAAAGAGAAACTACCAATCAAAATACGGAATCTTTAAACATTAAAAATGAGTTTTTTATATCCTTAAATAAAGAAGTAGTAGCACAAAATGAAAAACTACAAGCTAGTTTAGCTTATACAAAAGCAGCACTCATTGAGCTAATAGTTGCAAAAACAGAAGATAAAAATATTCCTCACTATGAAGCAGAATTAATCAATTTTATAACTTCTTTTAAAAATGATGGAAGAAGAAAAACCCCTAAATCAATTACTTTAGAAGAATTAAAAGCACATTACCCAGCCCCTGAAAAAGACAGAGATAGTTATTTAAGGACAAGTTTAAATCAGCTTTGTAAAAAAGGCGTAGTATTGTATTATCCTAATGAACCTACTTTAGAGAATATAGCATGGTTAAACCCAGTATTGGTGGTAGAGTTTATTTATAAAAACATACTTACTAATCAGCAAGTACAAGAACAACAAGGAAAAGTAAATAAACAAGCTTTTGAAAAATTATTTGAAAAAGATTATAAAAAACTAATAGACGTTTTAATTACCAATAAAGTAGTATATCTAGATACCACAGCAGGGCAGGAGCCTACTTATATTATACCTGGGTATTTACCATTAGCAGAGTCAGACACCTATCATCACTTTTTATTTCACGATTTACAAAAACCAGATGTTGTTTTAAAATTCAAGCATTTTATTCCATTGGGTTTTATGAATCAATTAATTTGTTTTTATGGAGGCAACCCTGAGAAAAAATTATATTGGAAAGACCAATTGCTTTTTACTACACAAAATCAAAATGCTAAAGTGTTAATTCAATTAGATTTTGAAAAACTAACGATTAGCATTTCTATAAAAGCCACTAAAACAATTAAGAATGTTACAGAAGAATTAACAAAAGTGTTCTTTGATATTATTGCTTTGTATTGGGATGATAAAGAGTATTTAAATAGCAAAACAATTATTCATGATCCTTCAAAAATTGGAGCTATAAAACCAAAGTATTCTTCTAAAAATGTAGGTTTATTACGAGGAAAAGTGAATTATGAAAAAACACTTGATACAAGTCGTTTTTATAAAGAATTAATAACACCAGAATTTAAATTAGAAATAAAAAGAAACAGGATAAAAAGTTTAATAGAAACAAAACCTATAGAAGATATGTACCTTTCTTTAAACGGTACAAACTTTATTAAGTATAAAGAGTTGCATCATATAAAGTCAAGTACTATGATTTCCTATACTTTAGATAAAAAAGCAGCTTTAAATTTTAACAATCCCAAAGCCATTGACATTGTCCAATTCAAACCCTTTACATTTAATCCGTATATAAAAAAGATGAAAAAAATATTTGTTTCCTATTCTAAAAAAGACCTAAGTATGGTAAATACTTTTTTAGATCATTTATCCGCTTTAAAAAGAGACGGTAAAGTAGGTACTTGGTATTGTACCGAACTAAAACCAGCCGATGAATGGGATAAAGAAATAGAACGCAATTTTAATGAGGCTGATATTGTATGTTTTATGGTGAGCCCAAACTTTATGAAAACAGACTATATTTTTAAGTATGAAATACCAAAAGCATTTGAACAAAATAAAAAGATAGTGCCTATAATTCTTGATTTTTGTGACTGGCAAACAGCTCACAACAATCTAGGGCAATACAATGGGTTACCGTATACAGCAAAACCTATAAGGGACTTTAAAAACGAAAACAAAGCATGGTTTGCTGTAGAGCAATGTTTAAAGATCTTGATAGAAGAGGAGAGCCAATCTTTAGAAAACGAAGGTTTTTTCAATCAATTTGAAAATAATAAGCAATACAAAAACTCACAATTAAGAACTATATACGAGCAGATTGTAGAAGGCAAGGCAGATGTATAA
- a CDS encoding DUF2200 domain-containing protein produces MKVTTEKNEKVANMIFGSIYPHYLNRIEKNGRTKEELNQVIEWLTGYNEETLQTLIKEKVTFRSFFEKATIHPNAYLIKGVVCGYRIEEIEDEFQLYKQSRQMEKLIDELAKGRKMEKILRKEKK; encoded by the coding sequence ATGAAGGTTACTACAGAAAAAAATGAAAAAGTTGCTAATATGATATTTGGATCTATTTATCCGCATTACTTAAATAGAATAGAGAAAAATGGAAGAACAAAAGAAGAGCTTAATCAAGTTATAGAATGGCTTACTGGTTACAATGAAGAAACTTTACAAACCCTTATTAAGGAAAAAGTAACTTTTAGAAGTTTTTTTGAAAAAGCTACCATACATCCTAATGCTTACTTGATTAAAGGCGTTGTTTGTGGCTATAGAATTGAAGAAATAGAAGATGAATTTCAACTATACAAGCAATCTAGGCAAATGGAAAAGCTAATTGATGAATTGGCAAAAGGTCGTAAAATGGAGAAAATATTGAGAAAGGAAAAGAAATAA